Proteins encoded together in one Petroclostridium xylanilyticum window:
- a CDS encoding transposase encodes MQRRKFSQEFKEKLIKEALETGNASVVARKYDINPTVVSRWVRDSKKQPQKEIQKKALIPYQNLSQEPTDLDSALKQIQQLKGIIGKKELEIEVLSELLKKTNAL; translated from the coding sequence ATGCAACGAAGAAAATTCAGTCAAGAATTTAAAGAAAAATTAATCAAAGAAGCTCTCGAAACCGGCAATGCAAGTGTGGTTGCCAGAAAATACGATATTAATCCAACTGTGGTGAGTCGTTGGGTAAGGGATAGTAAGAAACAGCCCCAAAAAGAAATACAGAAAAAAGCACTTATCCCATATCAAAATCTATCTCAGGAGCCAACAGATCTTGATTCTGCCCTCAAGCAGATTCAGCAGTTAAAGGGAATTATCGGCAAGAAAGAGCTGGAGATCGAGGTTTTGTCAGAGCTTTTAAAAAAAACGAATGCACTATAA
- a CDS encoding helix-turn-helix domain-containing protein, which translates to MSIELLFENRKLIGENILNIIKDNGYTKSSFSRITDISRPTLNELIKGEVNSLATFKTHIQKILESQNMNEEQLLNYVPKSKTKKELIFALSDNAPENHALNPNAQEMFGILEDIVHMCELYYN; encoded by the coding sequence ATGAGCATTGAATTATTGTTTGAAAATAGAAAATTAATAGGTGAAAATATTTTAAACATTATTAAAGACAATGGATATACAAAGTCCTCTTTTTCGAGGATTACTGATATTTCAAGACCTACTCTAAATGAACTAATCAAAGGCGAAGTTAACAGCCTCGCTACATTCAAAACCCATATTCAAAAGATTTTGGAAAGCCAGAACATGAATGAAGAACAACTACTAAACTATGTTCCAAAATCTAAGACGAAAAAGGAACTTATTTTTGCATTGTCTGACAATGCTCCAGAGAATCATGCCTTGAATCCTAATGCTCAAGAGATGTTTGGTATCTTAGAGGATATAGTTCATATGTGTGAACTGTATTACAATTGA
- a CDS encoding ImmA/IrrE family metallo-endopeptidase: MSELITSKNLEQVIEKNKLIKDDILRLTNDFTVRFNKLGVTGQDKLSFSVLKENHLIQIPIDDEYWGGAIITKGSIKIPVINTAQPRVYQYFVAWHEIYHLFYDLSLRDETHNIAVDMDLNERRADYFAAKMIFGNVYDYYYSLDDEDFIDRVIKCMDVYKAPYKAVLIELFEEAVTKYNDLDLKEKILEHFDNKPENLVQKFIDLELDAELVKPSYVVSLGRLEKKIQSVMKENPDVSHHKDNYQFLLTLKNKIKKGVEGLVK, encoded by the coding sequence ATGTCGGAATTAATAACGAGTAAGAACCTTGAGCAGGTTATTGAAAAAAATAAACTGATTAAAGATGATATATTAAGATTAACAAATGATTTTACAGTCAGGTTTAATAAGTTGGGAGTAACGGGGCAGGATAAACTATCTTTTTCGGTATTAAAAGAGAATCATTTAATCCAGATTCCTATCGATGATGAATATTGGGGCGGGGCTATTATTACAAAGGGAAGTATTAAAATACCAGTTATCAATACAGCCCAGCCCCGTGTCTATCAATATTTTGTTGCATGGCATGAAATATACCATTTGTTCTATGACCTCAGTTTAAGGGATGAGACTCATAATATTGCCGTTGATATGGATTTAAATGAAAGAAGAGCAGATTATTTTGCAGCAAAAATGATTTTTGGCAATGTGTACGACTACTACTATTCATTAGATGATGAAGATTTTATTGACAGAGTCATAAAATGCATGGATGTATATAAGGCACCATATAAGGCAGTACTGATAGAACTGTTTGAAGAAGCCGTTACAAAATATAATGATTTGGATTTAAAAGAAAAAATTCTTGAGCATTTTGATAATAAACCTGAGAACTTAGTGCAAAAATTTATAGATTTGGAATTGGATGCAGAGTTAGTGAAACCCTCATATGTTGTAAGTTTAGGTAGGTTGGAGAAGAAAATACAAAGTGTTATGAAAGAAAACCCAGATGTCTCCCATCATAAAGATAATTATCAGTTTCTGCTCACGCTAAAGAATAAAATTAAAAAAGGAGTGGAGGGGCTTGTCAAATGA